From one Gemmatimonadota bacterium genomic stretch:
- a CDS encoding amidohydrolase: MTLRHILTALALATVAGAPPVAAQKAPKPDPRLEKLKLEAIAKIDERAKLVQEIIDQVYSFGELGMQEFETSKYLTGLLEQNGFKVERGVAGMPTAFVATWGSGKPVIALGSDIDGIPQSNQKPAFGFFEPLVAGAPGHGEGHNSGQAVNIAAALVVKEIMEREKIVGTLKIWPGVAEEQVAGKAHLVRAGVFKDVDVALFTHVGNNLGVSWGQSGSNAIVTALFKFKGQTAHSAGAPWRGKSALDAVMLMGQGWEFKREHLEPAQRSHYVIKDGGDQPNVVPQTASIWFYIRERDYDRVQANFAAAKRIAEGAAMMTDTKLDTVMILGSAWSGHFNKAIAQATQANIERIGNPKWDENDIALAKGIQKELGSRQAGLETKVDTLGGPVDLARSLGGGSDDIGDVSWNVPTVTLRYPSNIPGLPGHNWANGISMATPIAHKGGVAGAKVQAATLLDILLQPKLVADAWDYFTNVQTKTTKYKSFLGPNDGPPTWLNEDIMAKYRPLMKPFYYDAKKYPTYLEQLGIKYPTVKPVAQ; this comes from the coding sequence ATGACGCTCCGTCACATCCTCACCGCCCTCGCCCTGGCCACCGTCGCCGGCGCCCCGCCCGTCGCTGCCCAGAAGGCCCCCAAGCCCGACCCGCGCCTCGAGAAGCTCAAGCTCGAAGCGATCGCCAAGATCGACGAGCGCGCGAAGCTGGTGCAGGAAATCATCGACCAGGTCTACTCCTTCGGCGAACTCGGCATGCAGGAATTCGAGACCTCGAAGTACCTGACCGGGCTACTCGAGCAGAACGGCTTCAAGGTCGAGCGCGGCGTCGCGGGGATGCCGACCGCCTTCGTCGCCACGTGGGGATCGGGGAAGCCGGTCATCGCGTTAGGCTCGGACATCGACGGGATCCCGCAGTCCAACCAGAAGCCGGCCTTCGGCTTCTTCGAGCCGCTCGTCGCGGGGGCCCCGGGGCATGGGGAAGGACACAACTCCGGCCAGGCGGTGAACATCGCCGCGGCGCTCGTGGTGAAGGAGATCATGGAGCGCGAGAAGATCGTCGGGACGCTCAAGATCTGGCCGGGGGTCGCCGAGGAGCAGGTGGCGGGGAAGGCGCACCTGGTGCGGGCCGGTGTCTTCAAGGACGTGGACGTCGCCCTCTTCACCCACGTCGGCAACAACCTCGGCGTCTCGTGGGGGCAGTCGGGGTCCAACGCGATCGTCACCGCGCTGTTCAAGTTCAAGGGGCAGACGGCCCACTCGGCCGGCGCCCCGTGGCGCGGCAAGTCGGCGCTCGACGCGGTGATGCTCATGGGCCAGGGGTGGGAGTTCAAGCGTGAGCACCTGGAGCCCGCGCAGCGCTCGCACTACGTCATCAAGGACGGCGGCGACCAGCCGAACGTCGTCCCGCAGACGGCGTCCATCTGGTTCTACATCCGCGAGCGCGACTACGATCGCGTCCAGGCCAACTTCGCCGCCGCCAAGCGCATCGCCGAAGGGGCGGCGATGATGACCGACACGAAGCTCGACACGGTCATGATCCTCGGCTCGGCGTGGAGCGGGCACTTCAACAAGGCGATCGCGCAGGCGACGCAGGCCAACATCGAGCGCATCGGGAATCCCAAGTGGGACGAGAACGACATCGCCCTCGCCAAGGGGATCCAGAAGGAGCTCGGGTCGCGTCAGGCGGGGCTGGAGACCAAGGTCGACACGCTGGGCGGCCCGGTCGACCTCGCGCGTTCGTTAGGCGGCGGCTCCGACGACATCGGCGACGTCTCGTGGAACGTCCCGACGGTCACCCTGCGCTACCCGTCCAACATCCCCGGACTCCCCGGCCACAACTGGGCCAACGGGATCTCGATGGCGACGCCGATTGCCCACAAGGGCGGCGTGGCCGGCGCCAAGGTGCAGGCGGCGACGCTCCTGGACATCCTCCTGCAGCCCAAGCTCGTCGCCGACGCCTGGGACTACTTCACCAACGTCCAGACCAAGACGACCAAGTACAAGTCGTTCCTGGGCCCTAACGACGGCCCGCCGACCTGGCTCAACGAGGACATCATGGCGAAGTACCGCCCGCTGATGAAGCCGTTCTACTACGACGCCAAGAAGTACCCGACCTACCTCGAGCAGCTCGGGATCAAGTACCCGACGGTCAAGCCGGTCGCACAGTAG
- a CDS encoding amidohydrolase yields MNRVSRRVRAMVTALAVTAALPFPVIAQSAKGAAKADPRLEKLKVEALAKVDARATMIQQIIDQVFSFGELGMQEFETSKYLTGLLEQNGFTLERGTAGMPTAWLAKWGSGKPVISLGSDIDGIPQANQKPAFAYRDPIVAMAPGHGEGHNSGQAVNIAAALVVKEIMEREKIPGTLILWPGVAEEQLAGKAHFVRAGVFKDVDVTLFTHVGDELSVGWGRSGSQAMVSVLFKFRGQTAHSAGAPWRGKSALDAVMLMAQGWEFKREHLETQQRSHYIIRDGGDQPNVVPQTASIWFFLRERDHERVMRNFDAAKRVAQGAAMMTDTKLDTVQIIGSAWDIHFNKAVAEAAHANIKRVGLPRWDDNDQLLAKSLQKEMGAPDSGLATKVSDLAAPPPDNVVWGGSDDIGDVSWNVPTITLSYPSNIPGTPGHNWADAIAMATPIAHKGAVAGAKVQALTMLDLLLTPKVVADAWDYFRTVQTKEKKYQSFLGPNDGPPTFLNEEIMAKWRPLMKPFYFDQTKYKTYLEQLGYKYPTLKPAVQ; encoded by the coding sequence ATGAACCGTGTTTCCCGCCGAGTGCGCGCGATGGTGACGGCCCTCGCCGTGACGGCCGCCCTCCCCTTCCCCGTCATCGCCCAGTCAGCGAAAGGGGCGGCGAAGGCCGACCCACGCCTCGAGAAGCTCAAGGTCGAAGCGCTGGCCAAGGTCGACGCGCGCGCCACGATGATCCAGCAGATCATCGACCAGGTCTTCTCGTTCGGCGAACTCGGGATGCAGGAGTTCGAGACGTCGAAGTACCTCACCGGGCTGCTCGAGCAGAACGGCTTCACGCTCGAACGCGGCACGGCGGGGATGCCGACGGCGTGGCTCGCCAAGTGGGGGTCGGGAAAGCCGGTGATCTCGTTAGGCTCGGACATCGACGGGATCCCGCAGGCCAACCAGAAGCCGGCCTTTGCCTATCGCGACCCCATCGTCGCCATGGCCCCCGGGCACGGCGAGGGACACAACTCCGGCCAGGCAGTGAACATCGCCGCGGCCCTGGTGGTGAAGGAGATCATGGAGCGCGAGAAGATCCCCGGGACGCTCATCCTGTGGCCCGGCGTGGCCGAGGAGCAGCTGGCGGGGAAGGCGCACTTCGTCCGGGCCGGCGTGTTCAAGGACGTCGACGTCACGCTCTTCACGCACGTGGGCGACGAGCTCAGCGTGGGTTGGGGGCGCTCGGGGTCGCAGGCGATGGTCTCGGTGCTGTTCAAGTTCCGTGGACAGACGGCGCACTCCGCTGGGGCCCCGTGGCGCGGCAAGTCGGCGCTCGATGCGGTGATGCTCATGGCGCAAGGGTGGGAATTCAAGCGCGAGCACCTCGAGACGCAGCAGCGCTCGCACTACATCATTCGCGACGGCGGCGACCAGCCGAACGTGGTCCCGCAGACGGCGTCGATCTGGTTCTTTCTCCGCGAGCGGGACCACGAGCGCGTGATGCGCAACTTCGACGCCGCGAAGCGCGTGGCGCAGGGCGCAGCGATGATGACCGACACGAAGCTCGATACGGTGCAGATCATCGGCTCAGCGTGGGACATCCACTTCAACAAGGCCGTCGCCGAGGCCGCGCACGCCAACATCAAGCGCGTCGGGCTGCCGCGGTGGGACGACAACGACCAGTTGCTGGCCAAGTCGCTGCAGAAGGAGATGGGGGCCCCCGACAGCGGCCTGGCGACGAAGGTTTCCGACCTCGCGGCCCCGCCGCCCGACAACGTGGTGTGGGGCGGCTCCGATGACATCGGCGACGTGTCGTGGAACGTCCCCACGATCACCCTCTCGTATCCGTCCAACATCCCGGGGACGCCGGGGCACAACTGGGCCGACGCCATTGCGATGGCCACGCCGATCGCGCACAAGGGGGCGGTGGCCGGGGCCAAGGTGCAGGCGCTGACGATGCTCGACCTGCTGCTCACCCCCAAGGTCGTGGCGGACGCGTGGGACTACTTCCGCACGGTCCAGACCAAGGAGAAGAAGTACCAGTCGTTCCTCGGCCCTAACGACGGACCGCCGACCTTCCTCAACGAGGAGATCATGGCCAAGTGGCGGCCGCTGATGAAGCCGTTCTACTTCGACCAGACGAAGTACAAGACGTACCTGGAGCAGTTGGGGTACAAGTACCCGACGTTGAAGCCGGCGGTGCAGTAG
- a CDS encoding DNA alkylation repair protein encodes MADPAVKAGGERYFKGVIPFIGVKAPRVRDVARALYTDHGTLPTDTLVDAALALLRAPHMEEKQLAVLLLERIKRRWPSSLLARLESVFDEAVDDWATCDGIAGRVLHPLMARDVTCIARVAAWSRAANPWRQRAAAVAFVKSARHGAHTDVVLTICARLVQRPDRFVQLGMGWVLRELSLADRAATLAFLREHLAQVRREALRYAIEKMPAREQAAILAEHAGASVPRGRPRR; translated from the coding sequence ATGGCCGATCCCGCGGTGAAGGCGGGAGGGGAACGGTACTTCAAGGGGGTCATCCCGTTCATCGGCGTCAAGGCGCCGCGCGTGCGCGACGTCGCGCGGGCGCTGTACACCGACCACGGCACGCTCCCCACCGACACGCTCGTCGACGCCGCACTCGCGCTGCTGCGTGCGCCGCACATGGAGGAGAAGCAGCTGGCGGTCCTCCTGCTCGAGCGTATCAAGCGCCGGTGGCCGTCGTCGCTGCTGGCGCGACTCGAGTCGGTCTTCGACGAGGCGGTCGACGACTGGGCCACCTGCGACGGGATCGCCGGGCGCGTCTTGCACCCGCTGATGGCGCGCGATGTCACATGCATCGCGCGCGTGGCCGCCTGGAGTCGAGCGGCGAACCCATGGCGGCAACGCGCCGCCGCCGTGGCCTTCGTCAAGAGCGCCCGACACGGGGCGCACACCGACGTCGTGCTCACGATCTGCGCGCGCCTCGTGCAGCGCCCCGACCGTTTCGTGCAGCTGGGGATGGGGTGGGTGTTGCGCGAGCTCTCGCTCGCCGACCGTGCGGCCACACTCGCCTTCTTGCGGGAACACCTCGCGCAGGTGCGTCGCGAGGCGCTGCGCTACGCGATCGAGAAGATGCCGGCGCGGGAGCAGGCGGCGATCCTGGCCGAGCACGCGGGCGCGAGCGTCCCACGCGGGCGTCCGCGACGCTGA
- a CDS encoding DUF2911 domain-containing protein produces MLTSRLRTLAPVLAFSLVATAPLAAQSNLKAGASGRATTVVTLSAPRVQGQPAPKALKLVIDYGVPVARGRAVAGALADDLGKVWRLGANEATSFTTDVDLVIGGATVPKGSYTLFAETTKGAWKLIVNKKTGEWGTEYDQTQDLVRIPLKESTLASHVEALVIQLIPSNAGAKGELRFAWGTLGHSVEWSAK; encoded by the coding sequence ATGCTCACGTCCCGTCTCCGTACCCTCGCGCCCGTTCTCGCGTTCTCCCTCGTCGCGACCGCCCCGCTGGCCGCGCAGTCGAACCTGAAGGCCGGTGCGAGCGGTCGTGCCACCACGGTCGTCACCCTCTCCGCGCCGCGTGTGCAGGGGCAGCCCGCGCCCAAGGCGCTCAAGCTCGTGATCGACTACGGCGTCCCGGTGGCGCGTGGCCGCGCCGTCGCCGGCGCCCTCGCCGATGACCTCGGCAAGGTCTGGCGCCTCGGCGCCAACGAAGCGACCTCCTTCACGACCGACGTCGATCTCGTGATCGGTGGCGCGACCGTCCCGAAGGGCTCGTATACGCTCTTCGCCGAGACGACGAAGGGGGCGTGGAAGCTCATCGTGAACAAGAAGACGGGCGAGTGGGGGACCGAGTACGACCAGACGCAGGACCTCGTGCGCATTCCGCTCAAGGAGAGCACGCTCGCCAGTCACGTCGAGGCACTCGTCATCCAGCTCATCCCGTCGAACGCCGGCGCCAAGGGTGAGCTTCGATTCGCCTGGGGGACGCTCGGACATTCGGTGGAGTGGTCGGCGAAGTAG
- the tal gene encoding transaldolase, whose amino-acid sequence MPNRLQHLYDAGQSVWLDYIDRAMLHNGALARLIKDDALMGMTSNPTIFEKALAEGKEYDEQIGAVTGEHTPWQLFELIETDDVRAACDIFADVYRETNGIDGYVSIEVSPGVADDAAATVAEGQRLWATVDRPNVMVKVPGTTEGAIAVRRLIADGINVNVTLLFSIDAHARVIEAYLGGLEDRLAAGKPIDRLASVASFFVSRVDSEIDKRLDAIAASAGEGVRDGILALRGRAAVANAKLAYRLFTQLFSGERWEKLAAAGARVQRPLWASTSAKNPAYRDVLYVETLIGPHTVNTMPPATVDAFRDHGETARTVDTEWTACEQLFHDLEQAGISMQDVTDKLLADGLASFQKSFDTLIAGLERKATALGKSLVQS is encoded by the coding sequence ATGCCCAATCGTCTCCAGCATCTCTACGACGCCGGCCAGTCGGTGTGGCTCGACTACATCGATCGCGCGATGCTGCACAACGGAGCACTCGCCCGCCTCATCAAGGACGACGCCCTCATGGGCATGACGTCGAATCCGACGATCTTCGAGAAGGCGCTGGCCGAGGGGAAGGAGTACGACGAGCAGATCGGGGCGGTGACGGGGGAGCACACGCCGTGGCAGCTGTTCGAGCTCATCGAGACGGACGACGTCCGGGCGGCGTGTGACATCTTCGCCGACGTGTATCGCGAGACGAACGGGATCGACGGCTACGTGTCGATCGAGGTCTCCCCCGGGGTGGCCGACGACGCCGCCGCCACGGTCGCGGAGGGGCAGCGTCTCTGGGCGACGGTCGATCGCCCGAACGTGATGGTGAAGGTCCCGGGGACGACGGAGGGGGCCATCGCGGTACGCCGCCTGATCGCCGACGGCATCAACGTGAACGTCACGCTCCTGTTCTCGATCGATGCGCACGCCCGTGTGATCGAGGCGTATCTGGGTGGGCTCGAGGATCGCCTGGCGGCGGGCAAGCCGATCGACCGGCTGGCGTCGGTGGCGTCGTTCTTCGTGAGTCGCGTGGACTCGGAGATCGACAAGCGCCTCGACGCGATCGCGGCGAGCGCCGGCGAAGGGGTGCGCGATGGGATCCTCGCGCTGCGCGGTCGCGCGGCCGTGGCCAACGCCAAGCTCGCGTACCGACTCTTTACACAGTTGTTCTCGGGCGAACGCTGGGAGAAGCTGGCGGCAGCGGGGGCGCGCGTGCAGCGTCCGTTGTGGGCGAGCACGAGCGCGAAGAACCCGGCCTACCGGGACGTGCTCTACGTGGAGACGCTGATCGGGCCGCACACGGTCAACACCATGCCCCCGGCCACGGTCGACGCCTTCCGCGATCACGGGGAGACGGCCCGGACGGTGGACACCGAGTGGACGGCGTGCGAGCAACTCTTCCACGATCTCGAGCAGGCTGGTATCTCCATGCAGGACGTCACGGACAAGCTCCTCGCCGACGGACTGGCGTCGTTCCAGAAGTCGTTCGACACGCTCATCGCGGGCCTCGAGCGCAAGGCGACCGCGCTCGGGAAGTCGCTCGTCCAGAGCTGA
- the pyk gene encoding pyruvate kinase, with product MSRTKVVCTLGPATSTAETIGALMDAGLNVARINFSHGTHEQHARTIALVRQMSNERDRPVAILGDLQGPRIRMGELAAPVTVVEGQDIVLCYEELATGDDLPVTYDHIADDVKAGDRILVDDGLIELLVLEVEKPRVKARVVYGGTIKRHKGLNLPGVAVSAPSITEKDKADVEFAAAQGLDYIALSFVRRAADIAQLRSMIPRGMLIVAKIEKDTALTYIEEILRSADAVMVARGDLGVELPFEEVPLVQKRIIRLAGQLGRPVITATQMLESMIQNPRPTRAEASDVANAILDGTDAVMLSAETASGAYPKLAVQAMQRIIAEIEQHHHTPKREDRRFAVGTSTTEETIAAAVVTAARMLGTPLVIVFTKSGFSARMVSSHRPGVPILALTDVTKTYNQLALVWGVVPLLVPPADTYEKMLQSAREALLRLGMAREGDKVIVTAGVPFDVPGTTNLLKIETV from the coding sequence ATCTCGCGCACCAAGGTCGTCTGCACCCTCGGTCCGGCCACCTCGACGGCCGAGACGATTGGCGCCCTGATGGACGCCGGGCTCAATGTCGCCCGGATCAACTTCTCGCACGGCACCCACGAGCAGCACGCCCGGACCATCGCGCTCGTACGGCAGATGTCCAACGAGCGCGATCGCCCCGTCGCCATCCTCGGCGACCTGCAGGGGCCGCGCATCCGCATGGGCGAGCTGGCGGCGCCGGTCACGGTCGTGGAGGGACAGGACATCGTCCTCTGTTACGAAGAGCTGGCCACGGGAGATGACCTCCCGGTCACGTATGACCACATCGCCGACGACGTGAAGGCGGGGGATCGCATCCTCGTCGACGACGGTCTCATCGAACTGCTCGTGCTCGAGGTCGAGAAGCCGAGGGTCAAGGCGCGCGTCGTGTACGGCGGGACGATCAAGCGACACAAGGGGCTGAACCTCCCCGGCGTCGCGGTCTCGGCGCCGTCCATCACGGAAAAGGACAAGGCCGATGTGGAGTTTGCCGCGGCCCAGGGGCTCGACTACATCGCCCTGAGCTTCGTGCGCCGCGCCGCCGACATCGCGCAGCTCCGCTCGATGATCCCGCGTGGCATGCTGATCGTGGCGAAGATCGAGAAGGACACCGCCCTCACGTACATCGAGGAGATTCTCCGCTCGGCCGATGCGGTGATGGTCGCGCGCGGTGACCTTGGGGTCGAACTCCCCTTCGAGGAAGTGCCGCTGGTGCAGAAGCGGATCATTCGCTTGGCCGGGCAGCTCGGTCGCCCGGTGATCACGGCGACGCAGATGCTCGAGTCGATGATCCAGAACCCGCGCCCCACACGCGCCGAAGCGAGCGACGTGGCCAACGCGATCCTCGATGGCACCGATGCGGTGATGCTCTCGGCCGAGACGGCGTCGGGGGCGTACCCCAAACTCGCCGTGCAGGCGATGCAGCGCATCATCGCCGAGATCGAGCAGCATCACCACACGCCCAAGCGTGAGGACCGACGCTTTGCGGTGGGGACGTCGACCACCGAGGAGACCATCGCCGCCGCCGTCGTGACGGCGGCCCGCATGCTGGGGACGCCGCTCGTCATCGTCTTCACCAAGAGCGGCTTCAGCGCGCGCATGGTGTCGTCGCATCGCCCCGGGGTCCCGATCCTCGCGCTCACCGACGTGACCAAGACGTACAACCAGCTCGCGCTGGTGTGGGGGGTGGTCCCGCTCCTGGTGCCGCCGGCCGACACCTACGAGAAGATGCTGCAGAGCGCGCGCGAGGCGCTGTTGCGGCTGGGGATGGCCCGCGAAGGCGACAAGGTCATCGTCACCGCCGGCGTGCCGTTCGACGTCCCCGGCACGACGAACCTGCTCAAGATCGAAACCGTGTGA
- a CDS encoding MBL fold metallo-hydrolase translates to MKLTFLGTGTSFGIPIIGCGCAVCHSADPRDRRTRIGAVIESDGGTRLLIDTPPELRLQLVQAGIGSVDAVFFTHDHADHIHGIDDVRAITVRQHHPLPMYAEPAVLQRLATRFPYIFDADMRPLPGTSKPEGEGRPISDGDVVQVGDASIEAIAVPHGRMRVLAFRVGPLGFVTDAKTVPPEAIARLRGVRVLVLNALFRREHPTHLSIGEAVAVAAEIGAERTYLIHLTHETSHAELEAELPAGVQPAYDGLVVEI, encoded by the coding sequence GTGAAGCTGACCTTTCTCGGCACCGGCACGAGCTTCGGCATCCCCATCATCGGTTGCGGCTGCGCGGTCTGTCATTCGGCAGACCCGCGCGACCGCCGCACCCGGATCGGGGCGGTGATCGAGAGCGACGGCGGCACGCGACTCCTCATCGACACCCCGCCCGAACTCCGGTTGCAGCTGGTGCAGGCGGGGATCGGGAGCGTCGACGCGGTCTTCTTCACCCACGATCACGCCGACCATATCCACGGCATCGACGACGTGCGGGCGATCACCGTGCGGCAGCATCATCCGCTCCCGATGTACGCGGAGCCGGCGGTGCTGCAGCGACTGGCGACGCGCTTTCCCTACATCTTCGATGCCGACATGCGCCCGCTCCCCGGGACCTCCAAGCCCGAAGGGGAGGGGCGCCCCATCTCTGACGGCGACGTCGTCCAGGTGGGCGACGCCAGCATCGAAGCGATCGCCGTCCCCCACGGGCGCATGCGGGTGCTGGCCTTTCGCGTGGGGCCGCTCGGCTTCGTCACCGACGCCAAGACCGTCCCTCCCGAGGCGATCGCCCGGCTGCGCGGCGTACGGGTGCTGGTGCTCAACGCCCTGTTCCGGCGCGAGCATCCCACGCACCTGAGCATCGGTGAGGCGGTGGCGGTGGCGGCCGAGATCGGCGCCGAGCGCACGTACCTGATCCACCTCACGCACGAGACGTCGCACGCCGAGCTGGAGGCCGAGCTTCCCGCCGGCGTGCAACCCGCCTACGATGGACTGGTCGTCGAGATCTGA
- a CDS encoding glucose-6-phosphate isomerase produces the protein MPLSLDYTFMLSDAVSGGVAPGDLLAAQAALAAAHASVAARRASGELGFFDLPRNRELASQVLEFVAGVRGAYRDVVLLGIGGSALGPIALRNALRPPQWNGLDDTARDGLPRLHVLDNVDPTTIAAVLERVPLASTLFLVVSKSGGTAETMAQYLVVRARLEEAGLPLARHLVFVTDPQKGALRPIATAERLPALDIPANIGGRFSVLSPVGTLPAALIGIDIEALLAGAGDMVERCQSPDLATNPAGVFATLQWLADTNGGKRVHVLMPYSDPLRDMAAWFVQLWAESLGKVRATNDHVGPTPVPALGATDQHSQVQLFMEGPIDKTVTFLAVERPERDVTIPGAHADVPDLAYLGGHSLWELLNIERRATAGALATRGRPSMTITLGQVDAWHLGSLMMFFEIATAYAGALYGVNAFDQPGVELGKRFTYGMMGRPGFEAARGEFEQLPRPNPARVIG, from the coding sequence ATGCCCCTCTCGCTCGACTACACCTTCATGCTCTCCGATGCCGTCTCCGGGGGCGTTGCGCCTGGCGACCTGCTCGCGGCGCAGGCGGCCCTGGCCGCCGCCCATGCCTCGGTCGCGGCGCGGCGCGCCTCGGGTGAGCTCGGCTTCTTCGACCTCCCCCGCAACCGCGAGTTGGCGTCGCAGGTGCTGGAGTTCGTCGCCGGTGTGCGCGGCGCCTATCGCGACGTCGTCCTCCTGGGGATCGGCGGGTCGGCGCTGGGCCCCATCGCCCTGCGCAACGCCCTGCGTCCACCGCAGTGGAACGGGCTCGACGACACCGCGCGTGACGGACTCCCGCGCCTGCACGTGCTCGACAACGTCGATCCCACGACGATCGCCGCCGTCCTCGAACGGGTTCCGCTCGCCTCGACGCTCTTCCTCGTCGTCTCCAAGTCCGGCGGGACAGCCGAGACGATGGCGCAGTACCTCGTGGTGCGCGCGCGGCTCGAGGAGGCGGGGCTCCCGCTGGCGCGCCACCTGGTCTTCGTCACCGACCCGCAGAAGGGGGCGCTGCGTCCCATCGCCACGGCCGAGCGGCTCCCGGCGCTCGACATCCCGGCCAACATCGGCGGGCGCTTCAGCGTCCTCTCGCCCGTGGGGACCCTTCCTGCGGCCCTGATCGGCATCGACATCGAGGCGCTGCTCGCCGGCGCCGGCGACATGGTCGAGCGCTGCCAGTCGCCCGACCTCGCGACCAACCCCGCGGGGGTCTTCGCCACCTTGCAGTGGCTGGCCGACACCAACGGCGGGAAGCGGGTGCACGTGCTCATGCCGTACTCCGATCCGCTGCGCGACATGGCGGCGTGGTTCGTCCAGCTGTGGGCCGAGAGCCTGGGGAAGGTGCGCGCCACCAACGATCACGTGGGGCCCACGCCGGTCCCGGCGCTCGGCGCGACCGACCAGCACTCGCAGGTGCAACTCTTCATGGAGGGGCCGATCGACAAGACGGTGACCTTCCTGGCGGTGGAGCGCCCCGAGCGCGACGTGACGATTCCCGGCGCGCACGCCGACGTTCCCGACCTGGCCTACCTGGGGGGGCACTCGCTGTGGGAGTTGCTCAACATCGAGCGGCGAGCCACGGCGGGGGCACTGGCCACCCGCGGGCGGCCGAGCATGACCATCACGCTGGGGCAGGTCGACGCGTGGCACCTCGGGTCGCTGATGATGTTCTTCGAGATCGCGACCGCGTACGCGGGGGCGTTGTACGGCGTCAACGCCTTCGATCAGCCCGGGGTCGAGCTCGGGAAGCGCTTCACGTACGGGATGATGGGGCGCCCCGGCTTCGAGGCGGCGCGTGGGGAGTTCGAGCAGCTGCCGCGCCCCAATCCCGCGCGTGTGATCGGGTGA
- a CDS encoding class II fructose-bisphosphate aldolase — MSAPASTIAHSALGDAVTRVDSTVAVHDASVLASDKLDGLVRDAVFGEADARDYARWLLWEIGQAVGVRPASIHELYAARGRGEVKGGFTVPAMNIRGATYDTARSIFRVAKQIDGGAFLLEIARSEIAYTEQRPAEYVAVLIGAALREGFRGPLFIQGDHFQVNHKKYAADPVAEVNNVKKLADEAIAAGFYNIDVDTSTLVDLSHATLEEQQRKNFEECAAITAYIRAQEPKGVTISIGGEIGEVGTENSTVSELRAFMDGYNKTLAQVAPGAAGLSKISVQSGTSHGGIVLPDGSIAAVSLDLKTLEDLSKVARDEYGMCGAVQHGASTLPDEAFHHFPRTETGEIHLATNFQNMLYDHIPATLREEIYGWLRTNAAEERKPTDSDEQFYYKSRKKAIGPFKKELWALDADTKAKLAAAYDAKFAFLFTQLGIGGTKAAVKQTVKPLAIHRPMPGTPGHIVVEAAPDDASLSD; from the coding sequence ATGTCCGCACCCGCCTCAACCATCGCTCACAGCGCTCTCGGCGATGCCGTCACGCGCGTCGATTCCACCGTCGCCGTGCACGATGCGTCGGTGCTGGCCTCCGACAAGCTGGACGGCCTCGTGCGCGACGCGGTTTTCGGCGAAGCCGATGCGCGCGACTACGCGCGCTGGCTCCTCTGGGAGATCGGGCAGGCCGTGGGCGTACGCCCCGCCTCGATCCACGAGCTGTACGCGGCGCGTGGACGTGGCGAGGTGAAGGGGGGCTTCACCGTCCCGGCGATGAACATCCGCGGCGCCACGTACGACACGGCGCGCTCGATCTTCCGCGTGGCCAAGCAGATCGATGGCGGCGCCTTCCTCCTCGAAATCGCGCGCTCCGAGATTGCCTACACCGAGCAGCGTCCGGCGGAGTACGTGGCGGTGCTGATCGGCGCGGCGTTGCGCGAGGGGTTCCGCGGTCCGCTGTTCATCCAGGGCGACCACTTCCAGGTCAACCACAAGAAGTATGCGGCCGATCCGGTGGCCGAGGTGAACAACGTCAAGAAGCTCGCCGACGAGGCGATCGCCGCCGGCTTCTACAACATCGACGTCGACACCTCGACGTTGGTCGACCTGTCGCACGCCACGCTCGAGGAGCAGCAGCGCAAGAACTTCGAGGAGTGCGCGGCGATCACTGCGTACATCCGTGCGCAGGAGCCCAAGGGGGTCACCATCTCCATCGGGGGCGAGATCGGCGAGGTGGGCACGGAGAACTCGACCGTGTCCGAACTGCGGGCCTTCATGGACGGCTACAACAAGACGCTGGCGCAGGTCGCGCCGGGGGCGGCCGGGCTCTCCAAGATCTCGGTGCAGTCCGGGACGTCGCACGGTGGGATCGTCCTCCCCGACGGCTCCATCGCCGCGGTGAGCCTCGACCTCAAGACGCTCGAGGATCTCTCCAAGGTTGCGCGCGACGAGTACGGGATGTGTGGCGCGGTGCAGCATGGCGCCTCGACGCTGCCTGACGAGGCCTTCCATCACTTCCCGCGCACCGAGACGGGAGAGATCCACCTCGCGACCAACTTCCAGAACATGCTGTACGATCACATCCCGGCCACGCTGCGGGAGGAGATCTACGGCTGGCTGCGCACCAACGCCGCCGAGGAGCGCAAGCCGACCGACTCCGACGAGCAGTTCTACTACAAGAGCCGCAAGAAGGCGATCGGGCCATTCAAGAAGGAACTGTGGGCGCTGGACGCCGACACCAAGGCCAAACTGGCCGCAGCGTACGACGCGAAGTTCGCCTTCCTGTTCACGCAGCTCGGGATCGGCGGCACCAAGGCGGCGGTCAAGCAGACCGTCAAGCCGCTGGCGATCCACCGCCCGATGCCGGGAACCCCCGGGCACATCGTGGTGGAAGCCGCGCCGGACGACGCGTCGCTCAGCGACTGA